The following proteins are co-located in the Apium graveolens cultivar Ventura chromosome 5, ASM990537v1, whole genome shotgun sequence genome:
- the LOC141723445 gene encoding ATP-dependent Clp protease proteolytic subunit 3, chloroplastic, whose product MESGCLTFTTPSAPPSIIPSRSFCFNKFQLNNLATNYSYSNNHERKARKTTKPLLNYSCSNRNSTALSSTLSSNWDVCNDSSPSWMPRFEELDTTNMLLRQRIIFLGSQVDDVSADYIISQLLFLDAEDHKKDIKLFINSPGGSVTAGMGIYDAMKLCKADVSTICLGLAASMGAFLLASGTKGKRFCMPNARVMIHQPLGTSGGKASEMSIRIREMAYHKVKLNKILSRVTGKPESQVEVDTDRDNFMNPWEAVEYGLVDAVIDDGKPGLVAPIGDSLSPPKTRVWDMWKVEGTKKSKNNLPSEERILQNGHAGSRGNDEKGKEDEAEAPAPV is encoded by the exons ATGGAGAGCGGTTGCCTAACCTTCACAACCCCTTCAGCGCCTCCTTCTATAATTCCTTCTAGAAGCTTCTGTTTCAACAAATTCCAGCTCAACAATCTCGCTACTAATTATAGTTATAGTAATAATCATGaaagaaaagcaagaaaaacAACAAAACCCCTTTTGAACTACTCTTGTTCGAACAGAAACAGTACTGCTTTAAGTTCAACACTTTCGAGCAATTGGGATGTGTGTAATGACTCTTCTCCTTCTTGGATGCCGAGATTTGAAGAGCTCGATACTACCAATATGCTTCTTCGTCAGCGTATCATTTTCTTGGGCTCTCAG GTGGATGATGTGTCGGCGGATTACATTATAAGTCAGCTTTTGTTTCTCGATGCTGAAGATCACAAAAAAGATATCAAATTGTTCATCAATTCACCTGGTGGTTCTGTTACAGCTG GAATGGGAATATACGATGCTATGAAATTATGCAAGGCAGATGTTTCTACCATCTGTCTAGGGCTTGCAGCATCTATGGGTGCATTTCTTCTTGCTTCTGGTACTAAAGGGAAACGGTTTTGCATGCCTAATGCTAGGGTGATGATCCATCAACCTCTTGGAACTTCTGGTGGAAAG GCATCAGAAATGAGCATACGAATAAGGGAAATGGCGTACCATAAAGTTAAGCTGAACAAAATACTATCAAGAGTCACAGGAAAGCCTGAATCACAG GTTGAAGTGGACACAGACCGTGACAATTTTATGAACCCTTGGGAGGCAGTGGAGTATGGGTTGGTGGATGCAGTTATTGATGATGGGAAGCCAGGATTAGTTGCACCTATTGGGGATTCATTGTCTCCACCCAAAACCCGCGTGTGGGATATGTGGAAGGTTGAGGGAACCAAAAAATCCAAGAATAATCTGCCATCAGAAGAAAGAATTCTGCAAAATGGACATGCAGGCAGTAGAGGGAATGATGAGAAAGGCAAAGAAGATGAAGCAGAAGCACCTGCCCCTGTATGA
- the LOC141723447 gene encoding uncharacterized protein LOC141723447, with product MALLSNTTSTYNGLISIAPISKPVFKHALISFPKTSSNKGNLTYSNSKQRGLVVRAAEAEIMTTEKLGIKITSNPPESKLSELGVRSWSKWGCPPSKFPWTYSQKETCYLLKGKVKVYPDGSDEAVEFGAGDMVVFPKGMSCTWDVSETVDKHYLFE from the exons ATGGCTCTGCTCAGCAACACCACTAGTACATATAACGGCCTAATCTCTATAGCTCCCATCTCAAAACCCGTATTCAAACACGCCCTAATTTCATTTCCTAAAACTAGTAGCAACAAAGGGAATTTGACCTACAGTAACAGCAAACAGAGAGGACTGGTTGTTCGAGCGGCAGAAGCAGAAATCATGACCACTGAGAAACTGGGGATCAAGATTACAAGCAACCCGCCTGAATCTAAGCTTTCTGAACTCGGTGTCAGATCTTGGTCCAa GTGGGGATGTCCTCCTAGTAAATTCCCATGGACCTACTCGCAGAAAGAAACATGCTATCTGCTGAAGGGGAAGGTAAAAGTTTATCCAGATGGGTCTGACGAGGCTGTCGAATTTGGAGCTGGGGACATGGTTGTATTTCCAAAAGGAATGAGCTGCACCTGGGATGTGTCAGAAACTGTTGACAAGCACTATCTGTTTGAATAG